A genomic segment from Gossypium hirsutum isolate 1008001.06 chromosome D04, Gossypium_hirsutum_v2.1, whole genome shotgun sequence encodes:
- the LOC107931568 gene encoding uncharacterized protein — protein sequence MATENTLVQPAIPKFDGHYDHWAMLIENFLRSKEYWSLVETEISVAPVGTTLTEAQQHQFDEQILKDLNNKYQGSTRVKRAQLQVLRKEFDTLHMKVGETVNDYFARTLTIANKMKANAKNKSDKEVVEKILRSMTTKFNYVVCSIDEAQDTNNLSIDELQSSLLVHEQMIIIPEEEQVLKVTYGESFTRGRGRGGYRGRGHFQWECQSKESNHTENSEEMLLMVWVGQLESDNWFLDSGCSNHMCNRKEYFTDFNKQFADNVKLENDATLVVKEKGLVVLIQHNNYKAYHPDRGVIVMSLNRMFKFATLSLPSGITCFNTITEDVGQLWNCRNVHLSFNGLNTL from the exons ATGGCAACAGAAAATACGCTCGTGCAACCTGCAATTCCTAAGTTCGATGGTCACTATGATCATTGGGCAATGTTGATAGAGAATTTTCTACGTTCAAAAGAGTACTGGAGTTTGGTGGAAACTGAAATTTCAGTTGCACCTGTTGGAACTACACTTACGGAAGCACAGCAGCATCAATTTGATGAGCAAATACTTAAAGACCTGAAT AATAAATATCAAGGTTCGACGAGGGTTAAGCGAGCTCAATTACAGGTATTGAGAAAGGAATTTGATACACTTCACATGAAGGTTGGTGAGACTGTGAATGATTATTTTGCACGTACACTTACTATTGCGAACAAAATGAAAGCTAATGCTAAAAACAAAAGTGACAAAGAAGTTGTGGAAAAAATATTGCGATCCATGACAACGAAATTCAATTATGTGGTTTGTTCTATTGATGAGGCACAAGACACTAACAACCTGTCCATAGATGAATTACAAAGTAGTTTGCTAGTGCACGAGCAAATGATAATTATCCCAGAGGAGGAACAAGTTTTGAAGGTGACATATGGGGAATCTTTTACTCGAGGACGAGGTCGTGGTGGCTATCGAGGACGAG GGCACTTCCAGTGGGAATGTCAGAGCAAAGAAAGCAATCATACAGAGAATTCTGAAGAAATGCTACTCATGGTATGGGTTGGTCAACTCGAGAGTGACAATTGGTTTTTAGACTCCGGTTGCAGCAATCACATGTGTAATAGAAAAGAATATTTTACAGACTTCAATAAGCAATTTGCAGACAATGTGAAGCTAGAAAATGATGCTACCTTGGTGGTGAAAG AGAAGGGCTTAGTTGTGCTTATTCAACACAACAACTACAAGGCTTATCATCCTGATAGGGGTGTTATCGTGATGTCTTTAAATCGCATGTTCAAGTTTGCAACATTGTCTCTACCATCTGGTATAACTTGCTTCAATACAATAACTGAAGATGTTGGTCAATTATGGAATTGCCGCAATGTTCATCTGAGTTTCAATGGACTCAACACTTTATAG